A genomic window from Lotus japonicus ecotype B-129 chromosome 1, LjGifu_v1.2 includes:
- the LOC130732837 gene encoding protein DETOXIFICATION 45, chloroplastic isoform X2, translating to MTSTSTTATAECPCFNRQTHNLCNHRRKPSSLTLLYALRHRERDSHLSTTLTLRAKPLSVPCFSSPRVDGPLHQQHSLLTDDSDSDKDHPTVPTHTHDQLGINPNQEKIDVKRELLMLSLPALAGQAIDPLAQLMETAYIGRLGTLELASAGVSITIFNIVSKLFNIPLLSVATSFVAEDLAANLSASDHTALQNDGNGKPLERKQLSSVSTALLLALGLGIFESLALYLGSGTFLHIIGVSAANPTRVLAQKFLSLRAVGAPAVVLSLALQGIFRGFKDTKTPVLCLGIGNLSAVFLFPLLMYYFQLGVTGAAISTVLSQYIGALLMIWNLNNRAVLLPPKLGSLQFGSYIKSGGFLLGRTLAVLTTMTLGTSMAARHGPVAMAAHQICMQVWLAVSLLTDALAASGQALVASSLSRHEYKAVKELTNFVLKIGLLTGICLTAILGVSFGSLAGVFTQDLKVLQVARTGVLFVSASQPFNALAYIFDGLHFGVSDFRYAAFSMMFVGAVSSAFLVFSPSRFGLHGVWLGLSLFMALRVVAGSVRLLSKNGPWWFLHRDYQIAEMVS from the exons ATGACGTCGACTAGTACTACCGCCACCGCTGAATGTCCTTGTTTTAACCGCCAAACCCATAACTTATGCAACCACCGCCGCAAACCTTCTTCCCTCACTCTCCTTTATGCCCTGCGCCACCGGGAGAGGGATTCCCACCTTTCCACCACCCTTACCCTTCGCGCTAAACCCCTTTCCGTTCCTTGTTTTAGTTCTCCTCGCGTCGATGGACCTTTACATCAACAACACTCTCTGCTCACTGATGATTCTGACTCTGATAAGGATCACCCTACAGTCCCTACTCATACTCACGA TCAATTAGGAATCAATCCAAATCAAGAAAAAATTGATGTCAAACGTGAGCTTTTGATGCTGTCTTTGCCTGCACTTGCTGGACAAGCAATTGACCCCTTGGCACAATTGATGGAAACTGCTTACATTGGTCGGTTAG GTACACTGGAGTTGGCTTCTGCGGGTGTTTCCATCACCATCTTTAACATTGTTTCAAAGTTATTCAATATTCCCCTTTTAAGTGTTGCTACTTCTTTTGTTGCCGAGGACTTAGCAGCCAATCTTTCTGCTTCAG ATCATACTGCTTTACAAAATGATGGCAATGGAAAACCTCTGGAAAGAAAGCAGCTATCCTCTGTCTCTACTGCTTTGCTATTAGCACTGGGGCTTGGCATTTTTGAGTCCTTAGCTTTGTATCTGGGATCTGGAACGTTTCTTCATATCATTGGTGTATCAGCA GCGAATCCAACACGTGTTCTTGCTCAAAAATTTCTCTCATTAAGAGCGGTTGGTGCTCCTGCAGTTGTGCTTTCTTTGGCTCTTCAGGGCATATTCCGTGGTTTTAAGGATACAAAAACCCCTGTTTTATGTCTAG GCATTGGTAATCTTTCAGCTGTCTTTTTATTTCCCTTACTTATGTATTACTTTCAGTTGGGTGTAACTGGTGCAGCCATTTCCACCGTTCTCTCCCA ATATATTGGTGCCTTGTTGATGATCTGGAATCTGAATAATCGAGCTGTGTTACTTCCTCCAAAGTTGGGAAGCCTGCAATTTGGCAGTTATATTAAGTCTG gtggttttcttcttggaagAACACTTGCTGTTCTTACAACCATGACATTGGGAACATCAATGGCTGCTCGTCATGGTCCAGTAGCTATGGCTGCACATCAGATATGTATGCAAGTCTGGTTGGCAGTTTCCCTTCTTACAGATGCATTGGCTGCATCTGGTCAG GCCCTTGTTGCAAGTTCTCTATCTAGACATGAATACAAAGCTGTGAAGGAACTTACTAATTTTGTATTAAAG ATTGGACTGCTGACAGGTATCTGCTTGACTGCAATTCTGGGTGTATCTTTTGGATCTTTAGCTGGCGTTTTTACCCAGGATCTTAAAGTCTTGCAGGTTGCCAGAACTGGAGTATTG TTTGTCAGTGCTTCTCAACCATTTAATGCGCTGGCTTATATTTTTGATGGTCTCCATTTTGGTGTTTCTGATTTCCGCTATGCTGCTTTTTCCATG ATGTTTGTGGGGGCAGTCTCCTCAGCATTTTTGGTATTTTCCCCTTCACGTTTTGGCCTTCACGGTGTATGGTTGGGCTTGAGTCTCTTCATGGCACTTCGTGTGGTAGCTGGTTCTGTTAG ATTACTATCAAAGAATGGCCCTTGGTGGTTTCTTCACAGGGATTATCAAATTGCAGAG ATGGTTTCGTAA
- the LOC130732838 gene encoding uncharacterized protein LOC130732838: MDDSDYEEDWDWLCVLPKESLLNIPEATPNPTFAEGSTEPYTQAVNESSNQEPSTYEDFQDEDGDSEDLESPSESDDEGKGSRKYPEFKPTADEEFVHLELSMTFNNKDQFTDTVKDFAIQTKKNMKITKNDKKRVVVKCVDECPFYMRASKTPSRPIWQIVSFYNNHNCCRLATNRQATTFWLAKKFMQILRHTPDLKVRGLIEEARFRWGIVIGRFKAYREKVKSLEMLHGASMEQYSHLRQYAAGLLRSNPGSTVIIKSAVGVHGPVFERIYVCFEATKTAFAKHCRPLIGLDGCFLKGLYGGQLLTTVGKDGNNQMFPIAFAVVEAETKDSWTWFLNILLHDLNIVKPQNWAFISDQQKGLVPAIAELGPDTEHRLCVRHLYSNFRKRFPGEELKNALWAAARASTEPQ; this comes from the exons GCAGAAGGTTCTACTGAGCCATATACACAAGCTGTGAATGAGTCAAGTAACCAGGAGCCCAGTACATATGAGGACTTTCAAGATGAGGATGGTGATTCTGAGGACTTAGAAAGTCCATCAGAAAGTGATGATGAAGGAAAAGGTTCAAGGAAATATCCTGAGTTCAAGCCTACTGCAGATGAGGAGTTTGTCCACCTTGAGTTAAGTATGACTTTCAACAACAAAGATCAGTTTACAGATACTGTCAAGGATTTTGCAATTCAAACGAAGAAGAAtatgaaaataacaaaaaatgataaaaagagGGTGGTGGTTAAATGTGTTGATGAGTGTCCATTCTACATGAGAGCAAGCAAGACTCCCTCAAGGCCTATATGGCAAATTGTAAGCTTCTATAACAACCATAATTGTTGCAGGCTAGCCACTAACAGGCAGGCAACGACATTTTGGCTTGCTAAGAAATTTATGCAAATTCTGAGACACACACCAGATCTGAAAGTGAGGGGCTTGATAGAGGAGGCAAGGTTCAGGTGGGGCATTGTGATAGGGAGGTTCAAGGCTTACAGGGAAAAGGTGAAAAGTCTGGAGATGTTGCATGGTGCAAGTATGGAGCAATACAGTCATCTGAGGCAGTATGCTGCTGGATTGCTGAGAAGCAATCCTGGGTCCACAGTCATTATAAAATCAGCAGTGGGAGTACATGGGCCAGTCTTTGAGAGGATCTATGTCTGCTTTGAAGCTACTAAGACTGCATTTGCCAAGCATTGTAGACCCTTAATTGGGTTGGATGGCTGCTTCCTTAAGGGACTGTATGGTGGTCAACTTCTCACAACTGTAGGCAAAGATGGAAACAACCAAATGTTTCCAATAGCATTTGCAGTAGTGGAAGCTGAAACTAAGGATTCTTGGACTTGGTTCTTGAACATTCTTCTACATGATCTGAATATTGTTAAACCTCAAAATTGGGCATTCATCTCTGACCAGCAAAAA gGATTGGTGCCTGCTATTGCTGAACTGGGTCCAGATACTGAACACAGATTGTGTGTCAGACACTTATACAGTAATTTCAGGAAGAGGTTCCCAGGAGAAGAGTTGAAGAATGCTTTATGGGCTGCTGCAAGGGCTAGCACAGAACCACAATGA
- the LOC130732835 gene encoding uncharacterized protein LOC130732835 isoform X1, whose translation MRLKGGEIDGGVLTQNLNTNASCEIPQVSVSPQEPKNSAEKAEHQNTNMGPGSDGETKTRTNLRIKPSVYYRIEIVVKIKSNETMCVVTKNRYWVLRHGKSIPNERGLIVSSMENGIRPEFQLATDGVSQAQLAAKLFHKELEANDVPLANVRICYSPFSRTTHTAKIVATVLNLPFEGPQCKVIEDLRERFFGPSFELLSHDKYEQIWELDEKDPLVGPEGGESVKDVACRLARAMAVMESEFEGCAVLVVSHGDTLQILQTILHAANQHKEPAYDDLASILNAVQVAPVLSQHRKYALLTGELRGVL comes from the exons ATGAGGTTGAAGGGGGGAGAAATCGATGGTGGGGTTCTGACTCAGAATCTCAACACCAACGCTTCCTGTGAAATACCCCAAGTTTCTGTGTCACCACAAGAACCAAAAAATAGTGCAGAGAAAGCAGAGCACCAAAACACGAACATG ggacctggttcagacggcgagacaaaaacaaggactaatttgaggattaagccatcTGTTTATTACAGAATAGAGATAGTAgtgaaaatcaaatcaaatgaaACAATGTGTGTGGTAACGAAGAACAGATACTGGGTTCTGAGGCATGGCAAGAGTATTCCCAACGAGCGAGGACTCATTGTTTCCTCCATG GAAAATGGCATACGCCCTGAATTCCAATTGGCCACCGACGGTGTTAGTCAAGCACAACTCGCTGCCAAATTATTCCACAAG GAACTAGAGGCTAATGATGTACCACTTGCTAATGTACGCATTTGCTACTCCCCATTTTCAAGAACCACCCACACAGCAAAGATTGTTGCAACTGTCTTGAATCTTCCTTTTGAAGGCCCCCAATGTAAG GTCATCGAAGATCTTCGAGAACGCTTCTTTGGTCCTTCTTTTGAACTTCTGTCGCATGATAAA TATGAGCAAATTTGGGAACTAGATGAAAAAGATCCACTTGTTGGGCCAGAAGGAGGGGAAAGTGTTAAGGATGTTGCCTGTAGACTTGCAAGAGCAATGGCTGTTATGGAATCGGAATTTGAAGG ATGTGCAGTTTTGGTTGTTAGCCATGGGGATACCCTACAAATCTTGCAAACAATTCTGCATGCAGCTAATCAACACAAGGAACCCGCTTATGATGACTTAGCATCAATACTAAATGCAGTTCAGGTGGCACCAGTCTTGTCACAACACCGCAAATATGCTTTGCTTACCGGAGAGCTTAGGGGAGTCCTTTGA
- the LOC130732835 gene encoding uncharacterized protein LOC130732835 isoform X2: protein MDEILMKINKGPGSDGETKTRTNLRIKPSVYYRIEIVVKIKSNETMCVVTKNRYWVLRHGKSIPNERGLIVSSMENGIRPEFQLATDGVSQAQLAAKLFHKELEANDVPLANVRICYSPFSRTTHTAKIVATVLNLPFEGPQCKVIEDLRERFFGPSFELLSHDKYEQIWELDEKDPLVGPEGGESVKDVACRLARAMAVMESEFEGCAVLVVSHGDTLQILQTILHAANQHKEPAYDDLASILNAVQVAPVLSQHRKYALLTGELRGVL from the exons atgGATGAAATATTGATGAAGATTAATAAG ggacctggttcagacggcgagacaaaaacaaggactaatttgaggattaagccatcTGTTTATTACAGAATAGAGATAGTAgtgaaaatcaaatcaaatgaaACAATGTGTGTGGTAACGAAGAACAGATACTGGGTTCTGAGGCATGGCAAGAGTATTCCCAACGAGCGAGGACTCATTGTTTCCTCCATG GAAAATGGCATACGCCCTGAATTCCAATTGGCCACCGACGGTGTTAGTCAAGCACAACTCGCTGCCAAATTATTCCACAAG GAACTAGAGGCTAATGATGTACCACTTGCTAATGTACGCATTTGCTACTCCCCATTTTCAAGAACCACCCACACAGCAAAGATTGTTGCAACTGTCTTGAATCTTCCTTTTGAAGGCCCCCAATGTAAG GTCATCGAAGATCTTCGAGAACGCTTCTTTGGTCCTTCTTTTGAACTTCTGTCGCATGATAAA TATGAGCAAATTTGGGAACTAGATGAAAAAGATCCACTTGTTGGGCCAGAAGGAGGGGAAAGTGTTAAGGATGTTGCCTGTAGACTTGCAAGAGCAATGGCTGTTATGGAATCGGAATTTGAAGG ATGTGCAGTTTTGGTTGTTAGCCATGGGGATACCCTACAAATCTTGCAAACAATTCTGCATGCAGCTAATCAACACAAGGAACCCGCTTATGATGACTTAGCATCAATACTAAATGCAGTTCAGGTGGCACCAGTCTTGTCACAACACCGCAAATATGCTTTGCTTACCGGAGAGCTTAGGGGAGTCCTTTGA
- the LOC130732837 gene encoding protein DETOXIFICATION 45, chloroplastic isoform X1 — translation MTSTSTTATAECPCFNRQTHNLCNHRRKPSSLTLLYALRHRERDSHLSTTLTLRAKPLSVPCFSSPRVDGPLHQQHSLLTDDSDSDKDHPTVPTHTHDQLGINPNQEKIDVKRELLMLSLPALAGQAIDPLAQLMETAYIGRLGTLELASAGVSITIFNIVSKLFNIPLLSVATSFVAEDLAANLSASDHTALQNDGNGKPLERKQLSSVSTALLLALGLGIFESLALYLGSGTFLHIIGVSAANPTRVLAQKFLSLRAVGAPAVVLSLALQGIFRGFKDTKTPVLCLGIGNLSAVFLFPLLMYYFQLGVTGAAISTVLSQYIGALLMIWNLNNRAVLLPPKLGSLQFGSYIKSGGFLLGRTLAVLTTMTLGTSMAARHGPVAMAAHQICMQVWLAVSLLTDALAASGQALVASSLSRHEYKAVKELTNFVLKIGLLTGICLTAILGVSFGSLAGVFTQDLKVLQVARTGVLFVSASQPFNALAYIFDGLHFGVSDFRYAAFSMMFVGAVSSAFLVFSPSRFGLHGVWLGLSLFMALRVVAGSVRLLSKNGPWWFLHRDYQIAEVSVYLYNS, via the exons ATGACGTCGACTAGTACTACCGCCACCGCTGAATGTCCTTGTTTTAACCGCCAAACCCATAACTTATGCAACCACCGCCGCAAACCTTCTTCCCTCACTCTCCTTTATGCCCTGCGCCACCGGGAGAGGGATTCCCACCTTTCCACCACCCTTACCCTTCGCGCTAAACCCCTTTCCGTTCCTTGTTTTAGTTCTCCTCGCGTCGATGGACCTTTACATCAACAACACTCTCTGCTCACTGATGATTCTGACTCTGATAAGGATCACCCTACAGTCCCTACTCATACTCACGA TCAATTAGGAATCAATCCAAATCAAGAAAAAATTGATGTCAAACGTGAGCTTTTGATGCTGTCTTTGCCTGCACTTGCTGGACAAGCAATTGACCCCTTGGCACAATTGATGGAAACTGCTTACATTGGTCGGTTAG GTACACTGGAGTTGGCTTCTGCGGGTGTTTCCATCACCATCTTTAACATTGTTTCAAAGTTATTCAATATTCCCCTTTTAAGTGTTGCTACTTCTTTTGTTGCCGAGGACTTAGCAGCCAATCTTTCTGCTTCAG ATCATACTGCTTTACAAAATGATGGCAATGGAAAACCTCTGGAAAGAAAGCAGCTATCCTCTGTCTCTACTGCTTTGCTATTAGCACTGGGGCTTGGCATTTTTGAGTCCTTAGCTTTGTATCTGGGATCTGGAACGTTTCTTCATATCATTGGTGTATCAGCA GCGAATCCAACACGTGTTCTTGCTCAAAAATTTCTCTCATTAAGAGCGGTTGGTGCTCCTGCAGTTGTGCTTTCTTTGGCTCTTCAGGGCATATTCCGTGGTTTTAAGGATACAAAAACCCCTGTTTTATGTCTAG GCATTGGTAATCTTTCAGCTGTCTTTTTATTTCCCTTACTTATGTATTACTTTCAGTTGGGTGTAACTGGTGCAGCCATTTCCACCGTTCTCTCCCA ATATATTGGTGCCTTGTTGATGATCTGGAATCTGAATAATCGAGCTGTGTTACTTCCTCCAAAGTTGGGAAGCCTGCAATTTGGCAGTTATATTAAGTCTG gtggttttcttcttggaagAACACTTGCTGTTCTTACAACCATGACATTGGGAACATCAATGGCTGCTCGTCATGGTCCAGTAGCTATGGCTGCACATCAGATATGTATGCAAGTCTGGTTGGCAGTTTCCCTTCTTACAGATGCATTGGCTGCATCTGGTCAG GCCCTTGTTGCAAGTTCTCTATCTAGACATGAATACAAAGCTGTGAAGGAACTTACTAATTTTGTATTAAAG ATTGGACTGCTGACAGGTATCTGCTTGACTGCAATTCTGGGTGTATCTTTTGGATCTTTAGCTGGCGTTTTTACCCAGGATCTTAAAGTCTTGCAGGTTGCCAGAACTGGAGTATTG TTTGTCAGTGCTTCTCAACCATTTAATGCGCTGGCTTATATTTTTGATGGTCTCCATTTTGGTGTTTCTGATTTCCGCTATGCTGCTTTTTCCATG ATGTTTGTGGGGGCAGTCTCCTCAGCATTTTTGGTATTTTCCCCTTCACGTTTTGGCCTTCACGGTGTATGGTTGGGCTTGAGTCTCTTCATGGCACTTCGTGTGGTAGCTGGTTCTGTTAG ATTACTATCAAAGAATGGCCCTTGGTGGTTTCTTCACAGGGATTATCAAATTGCAGAGGTCAGTGTATATTTGTATAATTCCTAA
- the LOC130732837 gene encoding protein DETOXIFICATION 45, chloroplastic isoform X3 yields MTSTSTTATAECPCFNRQTHNLCNHRRKPSSLTLLYALRHRERDSHLSTTLTLRAKPLSVPCFSSPRVDGPLHQQHSLLTDDSDSDKDHPTVPTHTHDQLGINPNQEKIDVKRELLMLSLPALAGQAIDPLAQLMETAYIGRLGTLELASAGVSITIFNIVSKLFNIPLLSVATSFVAEDLAANLSASDHTALQNDGNGKPLERKQLSSVSTALLLALGLGIFESLALYLGSGTFLHIIGVSAANPTRVLAQKFLSLRAVGAPAVVLSLALQGIFRGFKDTKTPVLCLGIGNLSAVFLFPLLMYYFQLGVTGAAISTVLSQYIGALLMIWNLNNRAVLLPPKLGSLQFGSYIKSGGFLLGRTLAVLTTMTLGTSMAARHGPVAMAAHQICMQVWLAVSLLTDALAASGQALVASSLSRHEYKAVKELTNFVLKIGLLTGICLTAILGVSFGSLAGVFTQDLKVLQVARTGVLFVSASQPFNALAYIFDGLHFGVSDFRYAAFSMMFVGAVSSAFLVFSPSRFGLHGVWLGLSLFMALRVVAGSVRLLSKNGPWWFLHRDYQIAEE; encoded by the exons ATGACGTCGACTAGTACTACCGCCACCGCTGAATGTCCTTGTTTTAACCGCCAAACCCATAACTTATGCAACCACCGCCGCAAACCTTCTTCCCTCACTCTCCTTTATGCCCTGCGCCACCGGGAGAGGGATTCCCACCTTTCCACCACCCTTACCCTTCGCGCTAAACCCCTTTCCGTTCCTTGTTTTAGTTCTCCTCGCGTCGATGGACCTTTACATCAACAACACTCTCTGCTCACTGATGATTCTGACTCTGATAAGGATCACCCTACAGTCCCTACTCATACTCACGA TCAATTAGGAATCAATCCAAATCAAGAAAAAATTGATGTCAAACGTGAGCTTTTGATGCTGTCTTTGCCTGCACTTGCTGGACAAGCAATTGACCCCTTGGCACAATTGATGGAAACTGCTTACATTGGTCGGTTAG GTACACTGGAGTTGGCTTCTGCGGGTGTTTCCATCACCATCTTTAACATTGTTTCAAAGTTATTCAATATTCCCCTTTTAAGTGTTGCTACTTCTTTTGTTGCCGAGGACTTAGCAGCCAATCTTTCTGCTTCAG ATCATACTGCTTTACAAAATGATGGCAATGGAAAACCTCTGGAAAGAAAGCAGCTATCCTCTGTCTCTACTGCTTTGCTATTAGCACTGGGGCTTGGCATTTTTGAGTCCTTAGCTTTGTATCTGGGATCTGGAACGTTTCTTCATATCATTGGTGTATCAGCA GCGAATCCAACACGTGTTCTTGCTCAAAAATTTCTCTCATTAAGAGCGGTTGGTGCTCCTGCAGTTGTGCTTTCTTTGGCTCTTCAGGGCATATTCCGTGGTTTTAAGGATACAAAAACCCCTGTTTTATGTCTAG GCATTGGTAATCTTTCAGCTGTCTTTTTATTTCCCTTACTTATGTATTACTTTCAGTTGGGTGTAACTGGTGCAGCCATTTCCACCGTTCTCTCCCA ATATATTGGTGCCTTGTTGATGATCTGGAATCTGAATAATCGAGCTGTGTTACTTCCTCCAAAGTTGGGAAGCCTGCAATTTGGCAGTTATATTAAGTCTG gtggttttcttcttggaagAACACTTGCTGTTCTTACAACCATGACATTGGGAACATCAATGGCTGCTCGTCATGGTCCAGTAGCTATGGCTGCACATCAGATATGTATGCAAGTCTGGTTGGCAGTTTCCCTTCTTACAGATGCATTGGCTGCATCTGGTCAG GCCCTTGTTGCAAGTTCTCTATCTAGACATGAATACAAAGCTGTGAAGGAACTTACTAATTTTGTATTAAAG ATTGGACTGCTGACAGGTATCTGCTTGACTGCAATTCTGGGTGTATCTTTTGGATCTTTAGCTGGCGTTTTTACCCAGGATCTTAAAGTCTTGCAGGTTGCCAGAACTGGAGTATTG TTTGTCAGTGCTTCTCAACCATTTAATGCGCTGGCTTATATTTTTGATGGTCTCCATTTTGGTGTTTCTGATTTCCGCTATGCTGCTTTTTCCATG ATGTTTGTGGGGGCAGTCTCCTCAGCATTTTTGGTATTTTCCCCTTCACGTTTTGGCCTTCACGGTGTATGGTTGGGCTTGAGTCTCTTCATGGCACTTCGTGTGGTAGCTGGTTCTGTTAG ATTACTATCAAAGAATGGCCCTTGGTGGTTTCTTCACAGGGATTATCAAATTGCAGAG GAGTAG
- the LOC130732839 gene encoding uncharacterized protein LOC130732839: MDNMKELNQDAWLEMMHVPPKMWTRSAYSTHTHCDLQVNNMCEAFNRTILEHRDKPIITLIEGLKFYLTNRIVKQNDLMLRWRNSQLCPVIQKKLDAIKDYSEGWRPNWNGDTVHGLFEVERDKDKYAVDVALRSCACRRWDLTGIPCVHAVACMWYNHHVPENYVDMAYRRHTFLNTYSHIILPNNGPKLWPEVEAAPLNPPYVRRAPGRPKKQRNKANDEPRNPNRLRRISSTVRCRRCGEPGHNKRTCKGKTAADRTIPVGGNQANTQVLQPEQRRTQGTGTRTRGQRRNAQSEPGESSAQGAANNQPAPTTAASSQHAPTAPANSQPEHTTAPSSQPAPTAPANFQSQQTAAPSSQPQHIATAYSQPAPTATTSQPNVPRRRGRKRNAEAISGTQ; the protein is encoded by the exons ATGGACAACatgaaagaattgaatcaaGATGCTTGGCTGGAAATGATGCATGTACCTCCTAAGATGTGGACAAGATCAGCTTatagcacacacacacactgtgATCTCCAGGTTAACAACATGTGTGAGGCATTTAATAGGACCATCCTGGAGCATAGAGACAAGCCTATTATTACTCTGATTGAGGGGCTCAAATTTTACCTCACCAATCGCATTGTGAAGCAGAATGATCTAATGCTTAGGTGGAGAAATAGTCAGTTGTGTCCAGTGATTCAGAAAAAGCTTGATGCAATAAAGGACTATTCAGAAGGCTGGAGACCTAACTGGAATGGTGACACTGTACATGGACTATTTGAAGTTGAGAGGGACAAGGATAAGTATGCTGTCGATGTTGCTCTCAGGTCATGCGCTTGTAGGAGATGGGACCTGACTGGGATTCCCTGTGTGCATGCTGTGGCTTGTATGTGGTATAATCACCATGTTCCAGAGAATTATGTGGACATGGCATACAG AAGGCACACATTTTTGAATACCTACTCCCACATAATCCTCCCAAACAATGGGCCCAAATTATGGCCAGAAGTGGAAGCTGCACCTCTAAATCCACCTTATGTGAGGAGGGCCCCGGGAAGGCCTAAAAAACAGAGGAACAAAGCAAATGATGAGCCTAGGAACCCTAATAGGCTGAGGAGGATTAGTTCCACTGTGAGATGTAGAAGGTGTGGAGAGCCTGGACACAACAAGAGAACCTGCAAAGGTAAAACTGCAGCTGATAGGACAATCCCAGTAGGAGGCAATCAG GCAAATACTCAAGTTCTTCAACCTGAACAAAGAAGGACTCAAGGTACGGGGACTAGAACTAGAGGTCAGAGGAGGAATGCTCAATCTGAACCAGGGGAATCTTCAGCTCAAGGTGCTGCAAATAACCAGCCTGCACCAACTACTGCTGCATCTTCTCAACATGCACCCACTGCTCCAGCAAATTCCCAACCTGAACACACTACTGCTCCATCTTCTCAGCCTGCACCCACTGCTCCAGCAAATTTCCAGTCTCAACAAACTGCTGCTCCATCTTCTCAGCCTCAGCACATAGCTACTGCATATTCTCAACCTGCACCTACTGCGACTACATCTCAGCCAAATGTACCAaggaggagaggaagaaagagGAATGCAGAAGCAATTAGTGGCACTCAGTAG